In Babylonia areolata isolate BAREFJ2019XMU chromosome 19, ASM4173473v1, whole genome shotgun sequence, a single window of DNA contains:
- the LOC143294133 gene encoding uncharacterized protein LOC143294133, with the protein MGSLLHNDRSSLDQGYAWIVTAAVFLSNLLVVGYFRSFSIFFADIVDTFDTTYTFASVIMGVQGAVCCVTALLVFNVLLDKVGARPVAVCGGLVFSAGIFLAYFAESALFLVFTLGVLVGIGNGAAYGPGTVLLSQYFEKRRALATSLACVGSSVGSMVLPILTTELILLYGLQGAFLIFGGLMLNLCVTSALYRPLPAVADSSDASSDCESSLLSDKTSTTWGQHASDSASLSADSGLSNETPSLTRCCDTLEKTAAQKSQLFIPAFKQEDVFSCSNVNSLMNKLIPDLYDERKGFLQDSNAETSRDDCYTNTSSKRWLLPVLQKEKPKEYASAQDLVNNSQFTHHVHNRHGTLTDLTSLADLDPSCRLSQVLHTVEFASMFSSQPHLPTVSPLLTEVEQIIAGDDGTKETAFSDDTVNDDTAPSGSWQTLCSWLSCDGQLMRNPWFWLIQVYAAGGFLGSQAAFVFLPSLLQGKGVDKEMVALALAIWGACSLVGRLLCGVIADRQILRPTTLTALGFVVLGLLFFLVPVMPDDLEVWLAFCVVYGVLEGLYFCLMPVIVIDLLSLQHFSSAFGFTRLSQSVAVMLLFPVMDVFIDYLLSAGHLRDVTGNYDATFCFIGGCAVLSAGLFICSSAFRALRHSKHHTEQLTSDL; encoded by the exons ATGGGAAGCCTACTTCATAATGATCGTTCATCGCTGGATCAGGGCTACGCGTGGATCGTTACAGCAG CTGTGTTCCTGAGTAACCTGCTGGTGGTGGGTTACTTCCGGTCCTTCAGCATCTTCTTCGCGGACATTGTGGACACGTTTGACACGACCTACACCTTCGCTTCCGTCATCATGGGGGTGCAGGGGGCTGTCTGCTGTGTCACAG CTCTTCTTGTTTTCAACGTCTTGCTAGACAAGGTCGGGGCTCGTCCGGTGGCAGTGTGTGGAGGTCTGGTGTTTTCAGCCGGCATTTTCCTGGCTTACTTCGCTGAGTCAGCCTTATTCCTTGTCTTCACGTTGGGTGTTCTGGTTG GAATTGGCAACGGGGCGGCCTACGGTCCAGGCACCGTCCTACTCAGCCAGTACTTCGAGAAACGGCGGGCACTGGCCACCTCCCTGGCCTGTGTGGGCAGCAGTGTGGGCAGTATGGTTCTTCCTATACTGACCACAGAGCTGATTCTCCTCTACGGTCTGCAAGGCGCCTTCCTCATCTTCGGGGGTTTGATGCTCAACCTGTGTGTGACCTCCGCCCTCTACCGCCCACTCCCTGCTGTTGCTGATTCGTCCGATGCCTCCAGTGACTGTGAATCTTCACTGCTGAGTGACAAAACCTCCACGACCTGGGGCCAGCATGCCAGTGACTCGGCTTCGTTGTCTGCTGATTCCGGTCTATCCAACGAAACTCCTTCTTTGACACGATGCTGTGACACGCTGGAAAAGACTGCTGCACAGAAATCTCAGTTGTTTATCCCAGCTTTCAAACAAGAagatgttttttcttgttccaaTGTTAACTCGCTGATGAACAAACTCATTCCTGATCTGTACGATGAACGAAAAGGATTTCTACAAGATTCCAACGCAGAAACATCGAGAGACGACTGTTATACAAATACAAGCAGCAAAAGGTGGTTGTTACCCGTGCTACAAAAAGAGAAACCGAAAGAATATGCCAGCGCCCAAGATCTTGTTAATAATTCGCAGTTTACGCATCATGTACACAATCGCCATGGTACCCTGACTGACCTCACAAGCCTGGCTGACCTAGATCCGTCCTGCAGACTGTCTCAGGTATTGCATACCGTGGAGTTTGCATCCATGTTTTCCAGTCAGCCTCACTTGCCGACAGTGTCACCTTTACTGACAGAAGTAGAACAGATCATTGCTGGAGATGATGGGACAAAGGAAACTGCCTTTTCCGATGACACCGTGAACGACGACACAGCCCCCTCTGGCTCGTGGCAGACACTTTGTTCTTGGCTTTCCTGTGACGGTCAGCTGATGCGAAACCCCTGGTTCTGGTTGATACAGGTTTACGCCGCTGGTGGGTTTCTGGGATCACAGGCCGCCTTCGTCTTCCTTCCATCTCTGCTGCAGGGGAAGGGTGTTGACAAAGAGATGGTGGCTCTGGCCTTGGCCATCTGGGGGGCCTGCAGTCTTGTGGGCCGCTTGCTATGTGGTGTCATCGCTGACCGACAGATTCTCAGGCCAACCACCCTGACCGCTCTAGGTTTTGTCGTGCTGGGGCTTCTGTTCTTCCTGGTGCCTGTGATGCCGGATGATCTGGAGGTGTGGCTGGCCTTCTGTGTGGTCTACGGTGTGCTGGAAGGCCTGTACTTCTGTCTGATGCCCGTCATCGTCATCGACCTCCTCTCTCTGCAGCACTTCTCTTCTGCCTTTGGCTTCACCCGTCTGTCACAGAGCGTGGCTGTCATGCTGCTCTTCCCTGTTATGG